In Labrus mixtus chromosome 3, fLabMix1.1, whole genome shotgun sequence, a single window of DNA contains:
- the mrpl54 gene encoding large ribosomal subunit protein mL54, whose amino-acid sequence MSSSGLFRIVTLTKCIKTNAAFMGRTNTLNRQQICGYAKKVVAKGRGKGMMKEELKGPEVCKDPVRLTSYAVGVNILKQGEDPQLKPAEQYPEWLFQLNLGTPKKLNELDSDAWEYWKRLRKENIWRYNRLHKGKKF is encoded by the exons ATGTCAAGCAGCGGCTTATTTAGGATAGTCACGTTAACTAAGTGCATCAAAACCAACGCTGCGTTCATGGGcaggacaaacacactgaacagaCAACAGATATGTGGATATGCTAAGAAAGTTG TGGCCAAAGGGAGGGGCAAGGGCATGATGAAAGAGGAGCTGAAGGGTCCAGAGGTGTGCAAAGACCCCGTCAGGCTGACATCTTATGCAGTAGGTGTCAACATCCTCAAGCAAGGCGAAGATCCTCAGCTGAAGCCTGCTGAGCAATATCCAGAATG GTTGTTCCAGTTGAACCTGGGAACGCCCAAGAAGCTGAATGAGCTAGATTCGGACGCCTGGGAGTACTGGAAGCGTTTGAGGAAGGAAAACATTTGGCGTTACAACAGACTTCATAAAGGGAAAAAGTTTTAG
- the fam32a gene encoding protein FAM32A-like, with translation MSEYATAQKSTLKLKGIGDISAGKKKKKKAKESKHRLEQVVTNQEDEEEKTTKAYVDKRTPAQVAFDKMQEKRQMERILNKASKTHKLRVEDFNRHLDNLTEHYDIPKVSWTK, from the exons ATGTCTGAGTACGCCACGGCCCAGAAGAGTACCCTGAAATTAAAAGGTATAGGGGACATTTCCGCTGGGAAAAA gaagaagaagaaggctaaAGAGAGTAAGCATCGACTGGAGCAGGTTGTGACCAAtcaagaagatgaagaggagaaaaccACGAAAGCATACGTTGACAAAAGGACACCTGCACAAGTTGCTTTTGACAAGATGCAAGAAAAAAGG caaatggAGAGGATTTTGAACAAAGCATCAAAGACGCACAAACTCCGAGTAGAG gattttAATCGTCATCTGGACAACCTGACAGAACATTATGATATTCCCAAGGTCAGCTGGACCAAATAA
- the fh gene encoding fumarate hydratase, mitochondrial, with amino-acid sequence MFRSLRRVQQFNCKLLTLQRVRVNSKLPICTSRMASSEFRLERDSFGELKVPADKYYGAQTVRSTMNFKIGGPSERMPIQVIKAFGILKRAAAEVNKEFGLDPKIADAIIQAADEVSAGKLDDHFPLVVWQTGSGTQSNMNVNEVISNRAIEILGGELGSKEPVHPNDHVNKSQSSNDTFPTAMHIAAATEVHQVLLPGLQTLHDALAAKSEEFKDIIKIGRTHTQDAVPLSLGQEFSAYVQQVNYSIARVKAPMPRIYELAAGGTAVGTGLNTRIGFAEKVASTVASLTGLPFVTAPNKFEALAAHDALVELSGALNTVAVSMMKIANDIRFLGSGPRSGLGELILPENEPGSSIMPGKVNPTQCEAMTMVAAQVMGNHVAVTIGGSNGHFELNVFKPMMIKNVLNSARLLGDASVSFTNNCVVGIEANIERINKLMSESLMLVTALNPHIGYDKAATIAKTAHKKGSTLKAVAVELGYLTEEQFDQWVKPGEMLGPK; translated from the coding sequence ATGTTTCGGTCTTTGCGACGCGTCCAGCAGTTTAACTGCAAACTCCTGACTTTACAAAGAGTCCGCGTGAACTCCAAACTCCCGATCTGTACGTCCAGGATGGCCAGTTCAGAGTTCAGGCTCGAGCGGGACAGTTTCGGTGAGCTCAAGGTCCCAGCTGACAAGTACTACGGTGCTCAGACTGTTAGATCAACCATGAACTTCAAAATTGGGGGACCGTCTGAGAGAATGCCCATCCAAGTGATCAAGGCCTTCGGTATCCTGAAGAGAGCGGCCGCTGAAGTCAACAAGGAGTTCGGCCTCGATCCAAAGATAGCAGATGCAATCATCCAGGCTGCAGATGAGGTATCAGCTGGTAAACTGGACGATCACTTCCCTTTGGTTGTGTGGCAGACTGGATCTGGGACTCAAAGCAACATGAACGTCAATGAGGTGATCAGCAACAGAGCTATTGAGATCCTAGGGGGGGAACTAGGCTCAAAGGAACCTGTCCACCCTAATGATCACGTGAACAAGAGTCAGAGCTCAAATGACACCTTCCCAACTGCCATGCACATTGCTGCAGCCACAGAGGTCCACCAAGTCTTGCTGCCTGGCCTGCAGACTCTGCACGACGCTCTGGCTGCCAAGAGTGAAGAGTTCAAAGACATCATCAAGATTGGGCGCACGCACACTCAGGATGCTGTCCCTCTCTCGCTCGGACAGGAGTTTAGCGCCTATGTCCAGCAGGTGAACTACAGCATTGCGAGAGTGAAGGCTCCCATGCCTAGGATTTACGAGCTGGCGGCAGGTGGCACAGCAGTAGGAACAGGACTCAACACCCGCATCGGCTTTGCAGAGAAAGTAGCCTCCACGGTTGCTTCTCTCACAGGCCTGCCGTTTGTGACGGCGCCCAACAAGTTTGAAGCTCTGGCAGCCCACGATGCCCTGGTGGAGCTGAGTGGAGCCTTGAACACGGTGGCAGTCAGCATGATGAAGATCGCCAACGACATTCGCTTCTTGGGGTCAGGACCTCGCTCCGGCCTGGGAGAGCTCATCTTACCCGAGAACGAACCGGGGAGCAGCATCATGCCTGGCAAGGTGAACCCCACACAGTGTGAGGCCATGACCATGGTGGCTGCCCAGGTGATGGGGAACCACGTCGCCGTCACCATCGGAGGCAGCAATGGACACTTTGAGCTCAATGTCTTCAAGCCCATGATGATCAAGAATGTGCTGAACTCAGCTCGGCTCCTTGGCGACGCCTCCGTCTCCTTCACCAACAACTGCGTGGTGGGCATCGAGGCCAACATAGAGCGGATCAACAAGCTCATGAGCGAGTCCCTCATGTTAGTCACTGCTCTGAACCCGCACATCGGTTACGATAAAGCTGCCACCATTGCCAAGACGGCTCACAAGAAGGGATCCACGCTGAAGGCCGTGGCCGTGGAGCTGGGCTACCTGACTGAAGAGCAGTTTGACCAGTGGGTGAAGCCGGGCGAGATGCTGGGGCCAAAGTGA